A genomic region of Desulfosarcina ovata subsp. ovata contains the following coding sequences:
- a CDS encoding class I SAM-dependent methyltransferase has translation MNKIKTSIKNYWNWRSSSYGVDADKSAAIANQWQSIVHQLINGAPGKRALDIGTGTGQLAVYLARAGYEVTAIDISEAMIAEARRYAADQQLQIDFQTGDAESLDFADQSVDVIVSRNLLWTLPRPYQALMEWRRVLKPGGRLMLSDGLWMNTTWKRVPRLVFKLAKDMGRNGSRISLRFFYTYASLQKRLPFYEGVSLESALALMQAARFEAVTPYDTSQLRIHPYGASVPKRAAPPFFIASAIR, from the coding sequence ATGAACAAAATAAAGACATCCATAAAAAACTACTGGAACTGGCGTAGCTCGAGCTACGGTGTTGATGCGGACAAATCGGCAGCCATTGCCAATCAATGGCAATCCATCGTCCACCAGCTGATAAACGGGGCGCCGGGCAAGCGCGCCTTGGATATCGGTACCGGTACCGGGCAATTGGCCGTCTATCTGGCCCGCGCCGGATACGAGGTTACCGCCATCGATATTTCAGAGGCGATGATTGCCGAAGCCCGGCGTTATGCCGCCGATCAGCAACTTCAAATCGATTTTCAGACCGGCGATGCCGAATCCCTGGATTTTGCCGACCAAAGCGTTGATGTCATTGTCTCGCGCAATCTTTTGTGGACCCTTCCCCGGCCGTACCAGGCCCTGATGGAATGGCGGCGGGTGCTGAAACCGGGTGGCCGGCTGATGCTATCCGACGGTTTGTGGATGAACACCACCTGGAAACGCGTTCCCCGGCTGGTTTTCAAGCTGGCAAAGGACATGGGCCGCAACGGCAGTCGGATTTCGCTGCGTTTCTTTTACACTTACGCGTCGCTTCAGAAAAGACTTCCCTTTTACGAAGGGGTCAGCCTGGAATCGGCCCTCGCTCTTATGCAAGCGGCCCGGTTTGAAGCCGTCACCCCCTATGACACCAGCCAGTTACGGATCCACCCTTACGGTGCCTCGGTTCCAAAGAGGGCCGCCCCACCGTTTTTTATCGCATCGGCAATCCGTTGA